One part of the Eptesicus fuscus isolate TK198812 chromosome 20, DD_ASM_mEF_20220401, whole genome shotgun sequence genome encodes these proteins:
- the PTRH2 gene encoding peptidyl-tRNA hydrolase 2, mitochondrial produces the protein MLSKSLVMEYLAHPSALSVAAGVACGMCLGWGLRVRFGMLPKSSVNETNTETRTEASVLGESGEYKMILVVRNDLKMGKGKVAAQCSHAAVSAYKQIQRKNPELLKQWEYCGQPKVVVKAPDEETLIALLTHAKMLGLTVSLIQDAGRTQIAPGSQTVLGIGPGPADLIDKVTGHLKLY, from the coding sequence atgctCTCCAAATCCTTGGTAATGGAATATTTGGCTCATCCTAGTGCACTCAGTGTGGCTGCTGGAGTAGCTTGTGGCATgtgcctgggctggggcctcCGTGTACGCTTTGGGATGCTCCCCAAAAGCTCAGTGAATGAGACAAACACAGAAACCAGAACTGAAGCAAGCGTCTTAGGAGAAAGTGGGGAGTACAAAATGATTCTTGTGGTTCGAAATGACTTAAAGATGGGAAAAGGGAAAGTGGCTGCCCAGTGTTCTCATGCTGCTGTTTCTGCCTACAAgcaaattcaaaggaaaaaccCCGAATTGCTCAAACAGTGGGAATACTGTGGCCAGCCCAAGGTGGTGGTCAAAGCCCCTGATGAAGAAACTCTGATTGCATTACTGACCCACGCGAAGATGCTGGGACTGACTGTAAGTTTAATCCAAGATGCTGGACGTACTCAGATTGCACCAGGTTCTCAAACTGTCCTGGGAATTGGGCCAGGACCAGCAGACCTAATTGACAAAGTCACTGGTCACCTAAAACTTTACTAG